The proteins below are encoded in one region of Rhododendron vialii isolate Sample 1 chromosome 7a, ASM3025357v1:
- the LOC131332068 gene encoding transcription factor DUO1-like, translated as MERQRSEEVIKKGPWTAEEDVVLLNFVNNYGPRDWSSIRSMGLLPRTGKSCRLRWVNKLRPNLKIGCKFSAEEERVVIDLQARFGNKWASIASYLPGRTDNDVKNFWSSRQKRLARILQSPPKPSNSQRNKGKALAVPEMATSQAPETEGSSSMHHQSCSSSTMGDPQMMKTLMPLPDLITPNLNSIDSLLPSLDIIKPDQQNPSIETPFQLSFTDQLLPNPKSELPLLPESQDSALGLGEANNFLASELETVPHLDFGSPFLENEKIAIPDSFFDELPADMFDYLEQYPSPSSSSL; from the exons ATGGAAAGACAGAGATCCGAAGAAGTGATCAAAAAAGGGCCATGGACAGCGGAGGAAGATGTAGTGCTTCTAAATTTCGTCAACAATTATGGTCCAAGAGATTGGAGCTCCATTCGATCCATGGGTCTCTTGCCGAGGACCGGAAAATCTTGCCGTCTCCGGTGGGTTAACAAGCTCCGACCCAATTTGAAAAT CGGGTGCAAGTTTTCGGCAGAGGAAGAGAGAGTGGTGATAGATTTGCAGGCAAGGTTTGGGAACAAGTGGGCCAGCATAGCCTCCTATTTGCCCGGGAGAACTGACAACGACGTGAAGAACTTTTGGAGTAGTAGGCAGAAGAGGTTGGCCAGAATTCTGCAGTCACCTCCGAAACCGAGCAATTCGCAGAGGAACAAAGGAAAAGCCTTGGCTGTTCCTGAAATGGCCACTTCTCAG GCACCAGAGACAGAAGGATCATCTTCAATGCATCATCAATCTTGCTCCTCTTCTACCATGGGGGACCCACAAATGATGAAAACGCTAATGCCACTCCCAGATTTGATAACCCCAAACTTGAACAGCATAGATTCACTTCTACCCTCACTTGACATCATAAAGCCGGACCAGCAAAACCCTTCAATTGAAACCCCATTCCAGCTCTCCTTCACTGATCAACTACTCCCAAACCCTAAATCAGAACTTCCTCTGTTGCCAGAAAGCCAAGATTCTGCCTTGGGGCTCGGTGAAGCCAACAACTTTTTGGCCTCTGAACTCGAAACTGTGCCACATCTCGATTTCGGGTCACCGTTTCTCGAAAATGAGAAAATCGCAATCCCGGACAGCTTCTTCGATGAATTACCAGCTGACATGTTTGATTACCTTGAGCAATATCCAAGCCCATCATCATCTTCGCTCTGA